The following proteins are encoded in a genomic region of Thermococcus pacificus:
- a CDS encoding DUF257 family protein yields MRVVCNIALQAVDSILFGLRSGETVLVEYGSTSSPELLLYLICRRCGDRRRPVLLDDISDSFAEALTRLELVGLNLEGLSNVPVIKIGGNRDVGSVFGRVEVDKHSLDTKYYDRLYFSAAEQELVLNPVLGFHKFFLVIPDRELLRLIRNISTFVGRSGRAAVYLVNRDVVERSQLSGHYHLFREIATTIVSIEQSGDGYVGGVPKAADDGLRGVRIPMP; encoded by the coding sequence ATGAGGGTGGTGTGCAACATAGCACTTCAGGCTGTTGACTCAATCCTGTTCGGCCTCAGGTCCGGCGAGACGGTTCTCGTTGAGTACGGTTCGACTTCTTCCCCGGAGCTTCTCCTCTACCTGATATGTCGCAGGTGCGGGGACAGGCGGAGGCCGGTTCTCCTGGACGACATCTCCGACTCGTTTGCCGAGGCGCTCACCAGGCTTGAACTCGTGGGCCTCAACCTCGAGGGGCTCTCCAACGTCCCCGTGATAAAGATCGGCGGCAATCGCGACGTCGGGAGCGTGTTCGGTCGCGTTGAGGTGGACAAGCACTCCCTCGACACAAAGTACTACGATAGGCTCTACTTTAGCGCCGCTGAGCAGGAACTTGTCTTAAACCCCGTCCTGGGCTTTCACAAGTTCTTCCTTGTGATACCCGACAGGGAGCTTCTCCGTCTCATCAGAAACATCTCCACCTTTGTCGGTAGAAGTGGTAGGGCGGCGGTGTACCTGGTCAATAGGGATGTAGTCGAGAGGAGCCAGTTGAGTGGTCACTACCACCTGTTCCGGGAGATCGCCACCACCATTGTTTCCATCGAGCAATCTGGGGATGGCTACGTTGGTGGGGTTCCGAAGGCAGCGGATGACGGGCTTAGGGGCGTCAGAATACCAATGCCGTAA